The following proteins are co-located in the Billgrantia tianxiuensis genome:
- a CDS encoding retention module-containing protein, which yields MAIATVISITGQAWARDAEGNLRELRVGDTLLEGETLITSDTGSAQLDFGDGLNPTLVEGDEQVVMTSEIDGDEPTDASEFAALDQDIEALLAALDDDSIDLLDILDATAAGAGPGGAADGGHGFVRLARIAEDVNPLAFEYGLGLASELPEIEGGAFLAGEEEAEAPAEIEPLPPGTITVSIQDFNSQNVTQVFLVGTTTNVPAGSIVTLVITDQAGNTVTTTATVDAEGNYQTEVDLSELVDGPISVEARVVDQIGETRTAEDDAVKDTFAEATITIDTIAGDDVINGEEAQGPVTITGSVGGDAREGDTVTLTVGGQEFTGTVTSDLTYAIDVPGELLAQHDNVEANVSGSDEAGNPYSADSDRDYGVNLSAEASITIDVIAGDDVINGEEARGPVTITGSVGGDAREGDTVTLTVGGQEFTGAVETNDQGELVYAIDVPGELLAQHDNVEANVSGSDEAGNPYSADSERDYGVNLEASATITIDVIAGDDVINGEEAQGPVTITGSVGGDAREGDTVTLTVGGQEFTGAVETNDQGELVYAIDVPGELLAQHDNVEANVSGSDEAGNPYSADSDRDYGVNLEASATITIDVIAGDDVINGEEATQLITITGSVGGDAREGDTVTLTVGGQEFTGAVETNDQGELVYAIDVPGELLAQHDNVEANVSGSDEAGNPYSADSERDYGVNLSAEALITIDTIAGDDVINGEEAQGPVTITGSVGGDAREGDTVTLTVGGQEFTGTVTSDLTYAIDVPGELLAQHDNVEANVSGSDEAGNPYSADSERDYGVNLSAEASITIDVIAGDDVINGEEATQLITITGSVGGDAREGDTVTLTVGGQEFTGLVGEDLTYAIDVPGELLAQHDNVEANVSGSDEAGNPYSADSERDYGVNLSAEASITIDVIAGDDVINGEEATQLITITGSVGGDAREGDTVTLTVGGQEFTGTVTSDLTYAIDVPGELLAQHDNVEANVSGSDEAGNPYSADSERDYGVNLSAEASITIDTIAGDDVINGEEAQGPVTITGSVGGDAREGDTVTLTVGGQEFTGLVGEDLTYAIDVPGELLAQHDNVEANVSGSDEAGNPYSADSERDYGVNLSAEASITIDVIAGDDVINGEEAQGPVTITGSVGGDAREGDTVTLTVGGQEFTGAVETNDQGELVYAIDVPGELLAQHDNVEANVSGSDEAGNPYSADSDRDYGVNLEASATITIDVIAGDDVINGEEATQLITITGSVGGDAREGDTVTLTVGGQEFTGLVGEDLTYAIDVPGELLAQHDNVEANVSGSDEAGNPYSADSERDYGVNLSAEASITIDTIAGDDVINGEEAQGPVTITGSVGGDAREGDTVTLTVGGQEFTGTVTSDLTYAIDVPGELLAQHDNVEANVSGSDEAGNPYSADSERDYGVNLSAEASITIDVIAGDDVINGEEATQLITITGSVGGDAREGDTVTLTVGGQEFTGTVTSDLTYAIDVPGELLAQHDNVEANVSGSDEAGNPYSADSERDYGVNLSAEASITIDVIAGDDVINGEEATQLITITGSVGGDAREGDTVTLTVGGQEFTGTVTSDLTYAIDVPGELLAQHDNVEANVSGSDEAGNPYSADSERDYGVNLSAEASITIDTIAGDDVINGEEAQGPVTITGSVGGDAREGDTVTLTVGGQEFTGLVGEDLTYAIDVPGELLAQHDNVEANVSGSDEAGNPYSADSERDYGVAAPEITGLNSGGADIVVDEQHLQNGSNPNPGELIKTGTFGINAVAGIAYITVAGQEITIEELIGLDGTAAIEIATPGGNVIRITGYQGDVNSGVVMYEFELTAPVEHIEGGGRNEFDKDGLELSVADQREQVSSSEIDITIVDDVPSDFTPETGSLEDGFVGSIGFETKAGADGVGNVVFTVEAGTPATDINGLQLFLDGEPLYYSYDDNDQSVLLAKTAGGELGFKIVLDSGSDTYTITTYGKVLNGTEFSATATSGVSGGNSSVYGLNLGDDIDNNDVLVSTRAGETVNTSTGNGIGISNGSSISKGEVARFDFVAGLSLGSGGASWDESLNVTRFAQEVSVRGGGGNTATLTIKALSSVSATGIPANGGIEGNGDYLPLTVEDIRIYDENGADVTSSLTITQNGNGIQISGIKSGYAYELSTSSPFQAIEVVGGEGSNFNLGDFTYFQGGTATDIELGLPVQG from the coding sequence ATGGCCATTGCCACGGTTATTTCCATTACCGGTCAAGCCTGGGCGCGCGACGCCGAGGGCAACCTGCGCGAACTTCGTGTAGGCGATACCCTTCTGGAAGGCGAGACGCTGATCACTTCCGATACCGGTAGCGCTCAGCTCGACTTCGGTGATGGACTGAACCCGACGCTCGTCGAAGGTGATGAGCAAGTGGTCATGACATCGGAGATCGATGGCGACGAACCCACCGATGCCTCTGAGTTCGCCGCTCTCGATCAGGACATCGAGGCGCTGTTGGCCGCATTGGACGACGACAGCATCGATCTTCTCGACATACTTGATGCGACTGCAGCGGGTGCTGGCCCTGGCGGTGCCGCCGATGGTGGCCATGGCTTCGTGCGGCTGGCGCGCATCGCCGAAGACGTCAACCCGCTGGCGTTCGAATATGGCCTGGGGCTGGCCAGCGAGCTGCCCGAAATCGAGGGAGGCGCCTTTCTGGCAGGAGAAGAAGAAGCAGAGGCGCCAGCTGAGATCGAGCCGCTTCCGCCCGGCACCATTACGGTCTCCATTCAAGACTTCAATAGCCAGAATGTGACACAAGTCTTTCTGGTCGGTACGACGACCAATGTCCCCGCGGGCAGCATCGTCACTCTCGTCATTACCGATCAGGCAGGCAATACGGTGACGACGACGGCAACGGTGGATGCCGAGGGCAATTACCAGACCGAAGTCGATCTCAGTGAATTGGTGGATGGTCCCATCTCCGTTGAGGCCCGTGTCGTGGACCAGATCGGAGAAACACGGACGGCCGAAGACGACGCGGTCAAGGATACGTTTGCCGAAGCGACGATCACCATCGACACCATTGCCGGCGACGATGTGATCAACGGCGAGGAGGCCCAGGGGCCCGTCACCATCACCGGCAGCGTGGGCGGTGACGCCCGCGAGGGCGATACCGTTACCCTGACCGTAGGTGGCCAGGAATTCACCGGCACCGTGACCAGCGATCTGACCTACGCCATCGACGTTCCGGGCGAGCTGCTGGCTCAGCACGACAACGTCGAGGCCAACGTCAGCGGCAGTGACGAGGCGGGCAACCCCTACAGCGCCGACAGCGACCGCGACTACGGCGTCAACCTCAGCGCCGAAGCCTCGATCACCATCGACGTGATCGCCGGCGACGATGTGATCAACGGCGAGGAGGCCCGGGGGCCCGTCACCATCACCGGCAGCGTGGGCGGCGACGCTCGCGAGGGCGATACCGTTACCCTGACCGTAGGTGGCCAGGAATTCACTGGTGCGGTGGAGACCAATGATCAGGGTGAGCTGGTTTACGCCATCGACGTTCCGGGCGAGCTGCTGGCCCAGCACGACAACGTCGAGGCCAACGTCAGCGGCAGCGACGAGGCCGGCAACCCCTACAGCGCCGACAGCGAGCGCGACTACGGTGTCAACCTGGAAGCCAGTGCTACCATCACCATCGACGTGATCGCCGGCGACGATGTGATCAACGGCGAGGAGGCCCAGGGGCCCGTCACCATCACCGGCAGCGTGGGCGGCGACGCCCGCGAGGGCGACACCGTTACCCTGACCGTAGGTGGCCAGGAATTCACTGGTGCGGTGGAGACCAATGATCAGGGTGAGCTGGTTTACGCCATCGACGTTCCGGGCGAGCTGCTGGCCCAGCACGACAACGTCGAGGCCAATGTCAGCGGCAGCGACGAGGCGGGCAACCCCTACAGCGCCGACAGCGACCGCGACTACGGTGTCAACCTGGAAGCCAGTGCTACCATCACCATCGACGTGATCGCCGGCGACGATGTGATCAACGGCGAGGAGGCCACTCAGCTCATTACCATCACCGGCAGCGTGGGCGGCGACGCTCGCGAGGGCGATACCGTTACCCTGACCGTGGGCGGCCAGGAATTCACTGGTGCGGTGGAGACCAATGATCAGGGTGAGCTGGTTTACGCCATCGACGTTCCGGGCGAGCTGCTGGCCCAGCACGACAACGTCGAGGCCAACGTCAGCGGCAGCGACGAGGCCGGCAACCCCTACAGCGCCGACAGCGAGCGCGACTACGGCGTCAACCTCAGCGCCGAAGCCTTGATCACCATCGACACCATTGCCGGTGACGACGTGATCAACGGCGAGGAGGCCCAGGGGCCCGTCACCATCACCGGCAGCGTGGGCGGCGACGCCCGCGAGGGCGACACCGTTACCCTGACCGTGGGCGGCCAGGAATTCACCGGCACCGTGACCAGCGATCTGACCTACGCCATCGACGTCCCGGGCGAGCTGCTGGCCCAGCACGACAACGTCGAGGCCAACGTCAGCGGCAGCGACGAGGCGGGCAACCCCTACAGCGCCGACAGCGAGCGCGACTACGGTGTCAACCTCAGCGCCGAAGCCTCCATCACCATCGACGTGATCGCCGGCGACGATGTGATCAACGGCGAGGAAGCCACTCAGCTCATTACCATCACCGGCAGCGTGGGCGGCGACGCCCGCGAGGGCGATACCGTTACCCTGACCGTGGGCGGCCAGGAATTCACTGGCCTGGTGGGAGAAGACCTGACCTACGCCATCGACGTTCCGGGCGAGCTGCTGGCTCAGCACGACAACGTCGAGGCCAATGTCAGCGGCAGTGACGAGGCGGGCAACCCCTACAGCGCCGACAGCGAGCGCGACTACGGCGTCAACCTCAGCGCCGAAGCCTCGATCACCATCGACGTGATCGCCGGTGACGACGTGATCAACGGCGAGGAAGCCACTCAGCTCATCACCATCACCGGCAGCGTGGGCGGTGACGCCCGCGAGGGCGATACCGTTACCCTGACCGTGGGTGGCCAGGAATTCACCGGCACCGTGACCAGCGACCTGACCTACGCCATCGACGTCCCGGGCGAGCTGCTGGCCCAGCACGACAACGTCGAGGCCAACGTCAGCGGCAGTGACGAGGCGGGCAACCCCTACAGCGCCGACAGCGAGCGCGACTACGGCGTCAACCTCAGCGCCGAAGCCTCGATCACCATCGACACCATTGCCGGTGACGACGTGATCAACGGCGAGGAGGCCCAGGGGCCCGTCACCATCACCGGCAGCGTGGGCGGCGACGCCCGCGAGGGCGACACCGTTACCCTGACCGTGGGCGGCCAGGAATTCACTGGCCTGGTGGGAGAAGACCTGACCTACGCCATCGACGTCCCGGGCGAGCTGCTGGCCCAGCACGACAACGTCGAGGCCAACGTCAGCGGCAGCGACGAGGCGGGCAACCCCTACAGCGCCGACAGCGAGCGCGACTACGGCGTCAACCTCAGCGCCGAAGCCTCCATCACCATCGACGTGATCGCCGGCGACGATGTGATCAACGGCGAGGAGGCCCAGGGGCCCGTCACCATCACCGGCAGCGTGGGCGGCGACGCCCGCGAGGGCGACACCGTTACCCTGACCGTGGGCGGCCAGGAATTCACTGGTGCGGTGGAGACCAATGATCAGGGTGAGCTGGTTTACGCCATCGACGTTCCGGGCGAGTTGCTGGCCCAGCACGACAACGTCGAGGCCAACGTCAGCGGCAGCGACGAGGCCGGCAACCCCTACAGCGCCGACAGCGACCGCGACTACGGCGTCAACCTGGAAGCCAGTGCTACCATCACCATCGACGTGATCGCCGGCGACGATGTGATCAACGGCGAGGAGGCCACTCAGCTCATTACCATCACCGGCAGCGTGGGTGGCGACGCTCGCGAGGGCGATACCGTTACCCTGACCGTGGGCGGCCAGGAATTCACTGGCCTGGTGGGAGAAGACCTGACCTACGCCATCGACGTTCCGGGCGAGCTGCTGGCTCAGCACGACAACGTCGAGGCCAATGTCAGCGGCAGCGACGAGGCCGGCAACCCCTACAGCGCCGACAGCGAGCGCGACTACGGTGTCAACCTCAGCGCCGAAGCCTCGATCACCATCGATACCATTGCCGGCGACGATGTGATCAACGGCGAGGAGGCCCAGGGGCCGGTCACCATCACCGGCAGCGTGGGCGGCGACGCCCGCGAGGGCGACACCGTTACCCTGACCGTGGGCGGCCAGGAATTCACTGGCACCGTGACCAGCGACCTGACCTACGCCATCGACGTCCCGGGCGAGCTGCTGGCCCAGCACGACAACGTCGAGGCCAACGTCAGCGGCAGTGACGAGGCGGGCAACCCCTACAGCGCCGACAGCGAGCGCGACTACGGTGTCAACCTCAGCGCCGAAGCCTCGATCACCATCGACGTGATCGCCGGTGACGATGTGATCAACGGCGAGGAAGCCACTCAGCTCATTACCATCACCGGCAGCGTGGGCGGCGACGCCCGCGAGGGCGATACCGTTACCCTGACCGTGGGCGGCCAGGAATTCACTGGCACCGTGACCAGCGACCTGACCTACGCCATCGACGTCCCGGGCGAGCTGCTGGCCCAGCACGACAACGTCGAGGCCAACGTCAGCGGCAGCGACGAGGCGGGCAACCCCTACAGCGCCGACAGCGAGCGCGACTACGGCGTCAACCTCAGCGCCGAAGCCTCGATCACCATCGACGTGATCGCCGGTGACGACGTGATCAACGGCGAGGAGGCCACTCAGCTCATTACCATCACCGGCAGCGTGGGCGGTGACGCCCGCGAGGGCGATACCGTTACCCTCACTGTAGGTGGCCAGGAATTCACTGGCACCGTGACCAGCGACCTGACCTACGCCATCGACGTCCCGGGCGAGCTGCTGGCCCAGCACGACAACGTCGAGGCCAACGTCAGCGGCAGTGACGAGGCGGGCAACCCCTACAGCGCCGACAGCGAGCGCGACTACGGTGTCAACCTCAGCGCCGAAGCCTCGATCACCATCGACACCATTGCCGGCGACGATGTGATCAACGGCGAGGAGGCCCAGGGGCCGGTCACCATCACCGGCAGCGTGGGCGGCGACGCCCGCGAGGGCGACACCGTTACCCTGACCGTGGGCGGCCAGGAATTCACCGGCCTGGTGGGAGAAGACCTGACCTACGCCATCGACGTTCCGGGCGAGTTGCTGGCCCAGCACGACAACGTCGAGGCCAACGTCAGCGGCAGCGACGAGGCGGGCAACCCCTACAGCGCCGACAGCGAGCGCGACTATGGCGTGGCCGCACCCGAAATTACTGGCCTGAACTCTGGTGGGGCCGATATCGTCGTGGATGAGCAACACCTCCAGAATGGCTCGAATCCGAACCCTGGTGAACTCATCAAAACTGGCACTTTTGGTATCAATGCCGTGGCTGGCATCGCTTATATTACAGTGGCGGGTCAAGAGATAACGATTGAAGAATTAATTGGACTGGATGGAACTGCAGCCATTGAAATTGCAACGCCGGGAGGAAATGTCATCCGTATTACCGGATATCAGGGTGATGTTAATTCCGGCGTCGTGATGTATGAGTTTGAATTGACGGCACCTGTTGAGCACATAGAAGGTGGTGGCCGAAATGAGTTCGATAAGGACGGGCTCGAACTCTCGGTTGCTGATCAGAGGGAGCAAGTGTCCTCATCGGAAATCGACATTACCATCGTGGATGACGTGCCTAGTGATTTCACTCCGGAAACCGGCAGCCTAGAAGATGGGTTTGTAGGTTCTATCGGTTTCGAAACCAAGGCAGGTGCCGATGGGGTCGGTAATGTAGTGTTTACAGTGGAGGCTGGTACGCCCGCTACGGATATCAATGGGCTGCAACTATTCCTCGATGGCGAGCCGCTCTATTACAGCTATGATGATAACGACCAGTCTGTGTTGCTTGCCAAAACAGCTGGTGGTGAGCTTGGCTTCAAGATTGTGCTTGACTCCGGTAGTGACACGTACACCATTACTACCTACGGTAAGGTTCTTAACGGAACAGAGTTTAGTGCTACTGCAACAAGTGGGGTGTCGGGTGGTAATAGTAGTGTTTACGGACTGAACCTTGGTGACGATATAGACAATAATGATGTGCTAGTCTCTACCCGTGCAGGTGAAACCGTCAATACCAGCACTGGAAACGGTATCGGAATATCTAACGGAAGTAGCATAAGCAAAGGGGAGGTGGCCCGCTTCGATTTTGTCGCTGGGTTGAGTCTCGGCAGTGGTGGAGCCAGCTGGGACGAAAGTTTGAATGTTACGCGGTTCGCCCAAGAAGTCAGTGTGCGTGGTGGTGGTGGTAATACGGCAACGCTGACAATAAAAGCACTGTCTTCGGTATCAGCGACCGGTATCCCTGCCAATGGAGGTATTGAAGGCAATGGAGATTATCTGCCGCTTACGGTGGAAGATATTCGCATCTACGATGAAAATGGTGCTGATGTCACCTCCAGCCTGACGATCACTCAGAATGGCAACGGTATTCAAATTTCCGGGATCAAGAGTGGCTATGCTTATGAGCTGAGCACCAGCTCACCCTTCCAAGCGATCGAAGTGGTGGGAGGGGAAGGTAGCAACTTCAATCTTGGTGACTTTACCTACTTCCAAGGTGGTACGGCGACAGATATTGAACTGGGCCTTCCCGTTCAGGGATAG